A genomic window from Macaca mulatta isolate MMU2019108-1 chromosome 19, T2T-MMU8v2.0, whole genome shotgun sequence includes:
- the DAND5 gene encoding DAN domain family member 5, whose protein sequence is MPLTRQQGRLLVTLSPVLDGQTDGRTEKQMLLGRLITLLCLLSGALPTGSGRPEPQALRPQSWAAANQTWALGPGAPPPLVPAPALRSWKAFLGLQKARQLGMGRLQRGQDEVAAVTLPLNPQEVTQGMCKAVPFVQVFSRPGCSATRLRNHLCFGHCSSLYIPGSDPTPLVLCNSCMPARKHSAPVVLWCHTGSSASRRRVKITTVLIEGCHCSLKA, encoded by the exons ATGCCACTCACCAGACAGCAGGGTCGACTGCTAGTGACCTTGAGCCCAGTCCTGGACGGACAGACAGACGGACGCACAGAGAAGCAGATGCTCCTTGGCCGGCTAATCACTCTTCTGTGCCTGCTTAGCGGGGCCCTGCCTACAGGCTCAGGGAGGCCTGAACCCCAGGCTCTCAGACCTCAGTCCTGGGCTGCGGCCAATCAGACCTGGGCTCTGGGCCCAGGGGCCCCGCCTCCACTGGTGCCAGCTCCTGCTCTTAGGAGCTGGAAGGCCTTCTTGGGCCTGCAGAAAGCCAGGCAGCTGGGGATGGGCAGGCTGCAGCGTGGGCAGGACGAGGTGGCTGCTGTGACTCTGCCACTGAACCCTCAGGAAGTGACCCAGGGGATGTGTAAGGCTGTGCCCTTCGTTCAG GTGTTCTCCCGGCCCGGCTGCTCAGCCACACGCCTCCGAAATCACCTCTGCTTTGGTCATTGCTCCTCTCTCTACATCCCTGGCTCGGACCCCACCCCACTAGTCCTGTGCAACAGCTGTATGCCTGCTCGCAAACATTCGGCACCTGTGGTCCTGTGGTGTCACACTGGCAGCTCAGCCTCCCGTCGACGGGTGAAGATAACCACCGTGCTGATCGAGGGGTGTCATTGCAGCCTGAAAGCATGA